TCTGTATGCAGAAATCATCTTCGTCTTTCGTTTCGGCCAGGTGAGTGTGCAAGAGCACGTCGTACTTTTCGGCCAATTGGGCCGTCGCGATCATCGATTCTCCGGTGACCGAGAAGGGAGAACACGGGGCCAGCGCTATTCTTATCATCGCGTTCCTCCGCCTGTCGTGGTACTTTTCGATCAGGCGCACGGAGTCTTCGATTATCTTTCTTTCGCTCTGGACCACTGAATCGGGAGGGAGTCCTCCATCCTTCCTGGAGAGAGACATCGAGCCACGGGTGGGATGGAATCTGACGCCGGTCTCTTTCGCCGCTTCAATTTCACTATCGATGAAGCCTTCCCTGCCGGCCGGGTGGAGGTAGAGCATATCGGTGGTGGTAGTGACGCCGGAGGCCATCATCTCGTATATGGCTATCTTCGAGCTCACGAAGATGGCTTCTCCGTCGAGTTTCTTCCACTTTTCGTAGAGAAAGACAAGCCAGTCGAACAGCTTGGCCGAAGCGACTTCTTTGACGCTGCGAAAGAGTGACTGGTAGAAATGATGGTGTGTGTTTACAAAGCCGGGAGTCACTATGTGCCCTTTGAGGTCGATTTCTACCTCGCCCGCTGGACCGATCCCCACGCCGACCTTCTCGATCACTCCATCCACGATTACTATATAGGCGTCTCTCAGCTCTTCCCTTTTTTCGTTCATGGTAACGAGATAGTCTATGTTTTTCAGTACCGTTTTCAAAATTCACACCTCCGTTCAGTGGATATAAGATTTCAACCTCCGGCCTCTTCGCCGAGTCGGATAACCTTTTGTGCCATCTCGGAAAAGACATCGTCGTGTGTGACTATTATAGCCTGATCGAGTTCGCCGAAAAGTTCCCTCATGGATTGCGCCAGAAGTTCCTTTCTCTCCCTGTCGAGATTGGAAGTGGGCTCGTCGAAGATGGCGAGTCTCGCCCCGCTCAAAACGTTTGTCATTGCCGCCCTCAGGCAGAGTGAGACCAGCACCTGTTCGCCGCCCGATAAGTTCGAAAAGCTTCTCAAACTCGCCCCCGCCTCGCCGGGAGATTTCAGGAAAACCTCGTAATCTTCGTTCCAGATGATCGACTCTTCAATTCCGGAGATCTTCCTGTAATCGGCCGTGGCCTTCTTCTCTATGCTGTCCCTGAAACCCGCGGTTATCTTCTCGCCCGTGAGGTTCAGGTTCTCTCGCATCTTTTCAGCGAGCGAAATCTTTCTCTCTATCAATGCCCTTCGCTCTTTCAATTCTTTCAGGCGTTTTTCGTGTTGGCCTATTCTGTCGAGCTCCATTTCCATGTAATCGAGGTCTTTCTTCATGGAAGTCACTTCGTCGCGTCTGGATTTTTGGACCTCCTGCATCTCTTCGTATTCTCTCGCGATTTCCTTAAGTTTAGATCCGTCGAAGCTCCTGCGTAGTTCGAGAAGCTCGCGTCTCAACAAACCTATCCTCTTTGATTTCTCCCTGCAGAGCTCCAGCGACTGGCCGAAGTTCGCCGTGTATTCTTCGAGGTAGCCGGCCAAAATAGAGTTTTTGTTGTATTCGTCATAATCGATTTTGTGAGAGTTCATCTCGCTTCTCGTCTCTTCGAGGGCGAGGGCCACATCCGGAAGGATGCGAAGCCGGCTCTCGAAAACGTCGATCTCTCTTTGCATCTTTTGGATCTCCAGGGCAAGCTCTCCTCCGGCTGAGACCAGCTCCTTCAGCTCTCTATCCGACTCGTCTTCCAGAGTGGTTCCCTTCTCCAGTTCCCTGTCAATATCTGCCAGAGTCTTTTCGGACAGGCGGACTTCGCTTTTGGCCGTCTCGACGGCCGTGATGGCCTCTCTCGTCTCGTCTTCTAGAGTTTCAAACATCTCTTCAAGAGTTCCGGTTCCGTTCAAGACCGTTTCTATCTGCCTTCTAGATTTCTCGAGTCGCTCCAGAGATTTTTTCAGCTTCTCTCGAAGGGCCTGCAGTTCTCCGGTCGCCTGCGCTTTCAGTTCACAGTCGCGCTCCAGTCTGGCCCTGTCTTTCTTCAGTTCATCCAG
This portion of the Mesotoga infera genome encodes:
- a CDS encoding 8-oxoguanine deaminase → MKTVLKNIDYLVTMNEKREELRDAYIVIVDGVIEKVGVGIGPAGEVEIDLKGHIVTPGFVNTHHHFYQSLFRSVKEVASAKLFDWLVFLYEKWKKLDGEAIFVSSKIAIYEMMASGVTTTTDMLYLHPAGREGFIDSEIEAAKETGVRFHPTRGSMSLSRKDGGLPPDSVVQSERKIIEDSVRLIEKYHDRRRNAMIRIALAPCSPFSVTGESMIATAQLAEKYDVLLHTHLAETKDEDDFCIQKKGLRPVDYMEKVGWLNRRAWFAHLVWLNEKDISKLVENDCGMAHCPTSNMRLGSGIAPVKEMKAAGMRIGLAVDGSSSNDSGNMLLEIRNALMLQRVLKGADALSPRDVLEFATLGGAKVLRMDDFTGSIEKGKAADIAAFRLDTLSMAGGLSDPVASLVLCDPHGSDFVMINGKVRVQNGRIIDSDLPELIKRQNQISAKLLETSPA